From a region of the Nonlabens sp. Hel1_33_55 genome:
- the pruA gene encoding L-glutamate gamma-semialdehyde dehydrogenase — MGKGFFNVPVAVNEPILSYAPGTPEREEVLRAYQEFYNTQTVVPVYIGGEEIKTKDTGDIRPPHDHKKVVGTYHRAGKKEVQKAIATALEARKEWSQLPWEQRAGIFLKAAELIAGPYRARINAATMVNQSKTVFQAEIDSACELVDFLRFNVEYMTEIYAEQPASTSGAWNRLEYRPLEGFIYCISPFNFTAIAGNLPASAALMGNVCVWKPSDHQMLSANVIMEIFKEAGVPDGVINMVNAEPQMMTEEILSHADFSGVHFTGSTSVFKGIWSQIGQNINTYKTYPRIVGETGGKDFIVGHKSAIPAQVATAIVRGAFEFQGQKCSAASRAYISESIWPEVKELIGKDIESIKMGSPADMTNFMTAVIHEGSFDKLASYIDKAKKSKKAEVVFGGGYDKSEGWFVEPTVIVTTDPNYETMETELFGPVITIYVYEDSKWEETLKLVDETSIYALTGAILAQDRYALNQATRALENCAGNFYLNDKCTGAVVGQQPFGGARASGTNDKAGSKLNLLRWVSPRMIKETFVTPTDYRYPFMGE, encoded by the coding sequence ATGGGAAAAGGATTTTTCAATGTACCAGTGGCCGTTAACGAGCCCATTTTATCATACGCACCAGGCACTCCAGAACGTGAGGAAGTTCTAAGAGCCTACCAAGAATTTTATAATACACAAACTGTAGTGCCTGTTTACATAGGTGGTGAGGAAATCAAGACCAAAGATACCGGCGATATTAGACCGCCACACGATCATAAAAAAGTGGTGGGAACTTATCATAGAGCAGGCAAGAAAGAAGTGCAAAAGGCGATTGCTACAGCATTGGAAGCTCGCAAGGAGTGGTCACAACTGCCATGGGAACAACGCGCAGGTATTTTCCTAAAAGCTGCAGAACTTATCGCAGGACCATATCGTGCTCGCATCAATGCAGCGACGATGGTGAACCAATCCAAAACTGTTTTTCAAGCAGAAATAGACAGTGCTTGTGAACTAGTGGATTTCTTAAGGTTCAATGTAGAATACATGACCGAAATCTATGCAGAGCAACCAGCATCAACATCTGGCGCATGGAATAGATTGGAATACCGTCCACTGGAAGGTTTTATTTACTGTATCAGTCCATTCAACTTTACGGCTATTGCTGGTAACTTGCCTGCAAGTGCAGCCCTAATGGGTAACGTTTGTGTATGGAAGCCTAGTGATCACCAGATGTTGAGTGCTAACGTGATTATGGAAATCTTCAAAGAAGCTGGAGTTCCTGATGGTGTGATCAATATGGTCAACGCAGAACCACAAATGATGACGGAAGAAATTTTGTCTCACGCAGATTTTTCAGGTGTTCACTTTACTGGATCTACAAGTGTTTTTAAAGGAATATGGTCACAAATAGGTCAGAATATTAATACCTACAAAACGTATCCGCGTATTGTTGGAGAAACTGGCGGTAAGGACTTTATCGTTGGGCATAAATCTGCTATTCCTGCGCAGGTAGCTACGGCCATCGTTCGTGGTGCTTTTGAATTTCAAGGTCAAAAATGTAGCGCAGCTTCCAGAGCCTATATCTCAGAAAGTATATGGCCGGAAGTGAAGGAATTGATAGGGAAAGATATTGAAAGTATCAAAATGGGGTCGCCAGCAGACATGACCAATTTCATGACCGCAGTAATTCATGAAGGTTCTTTTGACAAGTTAGCTTCCTATATTGATAAGGCAAAGAAAAGCAAAAAGGCAGAAGTTGTTTTTGGCGGTGGTTATGATAAGAGTGAAGGATGGTTTGTAGAACCTACCGTAATTGTGACTACAGATCCCAACTATGAAACCATGGAAACCGAATTGTTCGGTCCAGTGATTACCATTTATGTCTATGAGGATAGCAAGTGGGAAGAAACATTGAAGTTGGTTGATGAAACAAGTATTTATGCTTTGACTGGAGCTATTCTAGCTCAAGACCGTTACGCACTAAATCAAGCTACTAGAGCGCTAGAGAATTGCGCCGGTAACTTCTACCTCAACGATAAATGTACGGGTGCCGTGGTTGGACAACAGCCATTTGGCGGAGCAAGAGCATCTGGAACTAACGACAAAGCTGGTTCAAAACTGAACCTGTTACGCTGGGTTTCTCCACGTATGATCAAGGAAACTTTTGTAACACCAACGGATTATCGTTATCCATTTATGGGTGAGTAA
- the rsmG gene encoding 16S rRNA (guanine(527)-N(7))-methyltransferase RsmG has product MSQIIKEHFPHITDRQQQQFAQLEGLYKEWNAQINVISRKDIDELYTRHVLHSLGIVSVVRFRESLPNTPGGTRVLDVGTGGGFPGIPLAIMFPKTKFHLVDSIAKKLKVVDAVVEALGLENVTTEHGRAEKVKGRFDFIVSRAVTNMTDFVSWTRNKVRKDSYHEIENGILYLKGGDLREELKPFKHADIYELDQIFEDPFFETKKVVHLPL; this is encoded by the coding sequence GTGTCACAAATCATCAAAGAACACTTTCCACATATAACAGATCGTCAACAACAGCAATTTGCTCAATTGGAAGGCCTCTATAAAGAATGGAACGCGCAGATTAATGTGATATCACGCAAGGACATTGATGAATTGTACACGAGACATGTGTTGCATTCATTGGGAATAGTAAGTGTAGTTCGCTTTCGCGAAAGCTTGCCCAATACACCTGGAGGAACAAGAGTTCTGGATGTAGGAACAGGTGGCGGCTTTCCTGGAATACCGCTCGCGATTATGTTTCCTAAAACCAAGTTCCACCTCGTAGACTCCATTGCCAAAAAGCTTAAAGTGGTCGATGCCGTAGTAGAAGCGCTAGGCTTAGAAAATGTCACCACAGAACACGGCCGTGCCGAAAAAGTAAAAGGCAGATTTGACTTTATAGTATCAAGAGCAGTCACAAACATGACCGATTTCGTCAGCTGGACCCGCAACAAAGTACGCAAGGACAGCTACCACGAGATAGAAAACGGAATCCTATACCTAAAAGGCGGCGACTTGCGAGAAGAACTCAAACCCTTCAAACACGCCGACATATACGAACTGGATCAAATCTTTGAAGATCCCTTTTTTGAGACGAAGAAAGTGGTGCATTTGCCTCTTTAA
- a CDS encoding pyridoxal phosphate-dependent aminotransferase, with protein sequence MNQQLSDRINNLPTSATLAMAAKARELREQGKDIIGLSLGEPDFNTPDFVKDAAIQAINDNYNGYTPVDGYVELKDAIITKFKRDNNLTYDRSQIVVSTGAKQSIANVAMVVLNKGDECILPAPYWVSYSAIVELAEGVPVEVHAGVEQNFKITAEQLRAAITPKTKMILFSSPNNPSGSVFSKKELDAFAEILKDHPQIVVVSDEIYEHINYGSGHASIANCDGMYDRTVTINGVSKAFAMTGWRIGYIGAPTYIARACNKFQGQITSGANCVAQRAVITALEAPVSKIQYMVDAFAERRKLILELLGQIDGFVTDEPEGAFYVFPDISAFFGREIKGHKIYTAEDFSLFLLEKALVATVSGESFGAPNCIRISYAASTEQIKEAIERIHLALS encoded by the coding sequence ATGAACCAGCAACTTTCTGACCGTATCAACAACCTGCCTACCAGCGCCACGCTTGCCATGGCGGCCAAAGCACGCGAACTGCGCGAGCAAGGAAAGGATATTATAGGTCTGAGTCTAGGTGAACCAGATTTCAACACGCCAGATTTTGTCAAAGACGCAGCCATTCAGGCGATTAATGATAACTATAATGGTTACACACCAGTAGATGGCTATGTAGAATTGAAAGATGCGATCATCACTAAATTCAAACGTGATAACAATTTAACGTATGACCGCAGCCAGATTGTGGTTTCCACTGGAGCAAAGCAATCCATCGCTAATGTTGCGATGGTGGTTCTCAACAAAGGTGATGAATGCATCCTGCCAGCTCCTTACTGGGTTAGTTATAGCGCAATCGTTGAACTAGCCGAAGGTGTTCCCGTAGAGGTTCATGCCGGTGTAGAGCAGAATTTCAAAATCACGGCAGAACAACTGCGTGCAGCAATCACGCCTAAAACAAAAATGATTCTCTTCTCATCACCCAACAATCCCAGCGGATCTGTTTTTTCTAAGAAAGAATTAGACGCTTTTGCTGAGATTTTGAAAGATCATCCTCAAATTGTTGTAGTAAGCGATGAGATCTACGAGCACATCAATTACGGTTCTGGTCACGCCAGTATTGCCAATTGTGATGGAATGTATGATCGCACCGTGACGATTAATGGTGTTAGTAAGGCTTTTGCTATGACTGGATGGAGAATAGGCTACATAGGTGCACCAACTTATATTGCACGTGCCTGTAACAAATTTCAAGGCCAGATCACCAGTGGAGCCAACTGTGTTGCCCAACGTGCAGTCATCACGGCACTGGAAGCTCCAGTTTCCAAAATCCAATACATGGTAGATGCCTTTGCAGAACGTCGCAAGTTGATCCTCGAATTGCTTGGTCAAATCGACGGATTTGTGACTGATGAGCCAGAAGGAGCATTTTATGTGTTCCCAGATATTTCGGCGTTTTTTGGTCGGGAAATCAAAGGACACAAAATCTATACGGCAGAGGATTTCTCGTTGTTCCTATTAGAAAAAGCTCTTGTAGCGACGGTTTCTGGAGAGTCTTTTGGCGCACCTAACTGTATCCGTATTTCATATGCTGCAAGTACAGAGCAAATCAAGGAAGCGATTGAAAGGATTCATTTGGCGCTTTCATAA